One genomic region from Shewanella aestuarii encodes:
- the mlaE gene encoding lipid asymmetry maintenance ABC transporter permease subunit MlaE, whose amino-acid sequence MQGINWIADIGRYAIGLIASLGNAGLLLWRALVHMPNPKKMMPLVVKQIYVLGVRSMVIIIVSGLFIGMVLALQGYTLLVDFGTEDSLGPMVALSLLRELGPVVTALLFAGRAGSALTAEIGLMKSTEQLSSLEMMAIDPLRQVIAPRFWAGVICMPLLALMFSLVGIFGGHLVGVEWKGIDSGAFWSILQASIEWRQDIANSIIKSTVFGIVVTWIALYRGYEVMPNPEGISRATTSTVVQASLAVLALDFLLTAIMFGN is encoded by the coding sequence ATGCAGGGGATTAATTGGATTGCAGATATAGGCCGCTATGCTATCGGGCTGATTGCAAGTTTAGGCAATGCAGGATTACTGCTATGGCGTGCACTGGTGCACATGCCAAATCCTAAAAAGATGATGCCATTAGTTGTGAAGCAAATTTATGTGCTTGGCGTACGTTCAATGGTGATTATTATTGTATCAGGTTTGTTTATTGGCATGGTGTTAGCGCTTCAAGGCTACACTTTGTTAGTCGACTTTGGCACTGAAGACAGTTTGGGGCCTATGGTGGCACTTAGTTTATTACGTGAGCTAGGACCGGTTGTTACAGCGCTGCTGTTTGCTGGGCGTGCTGGCTCAGCATTAACCGCCGAGATTGGCCTGATGAAATCTACTGAACAGTTATCTAGTTTAGAAATGATGGCGATTGATCCTTTAAGGCAAGTGATTGCTCCACGTTTTTGGGCTGGAGTGATCTGCATGCCATTACTTGCCTTGATGTTTAGCTTAGTAGGTATTTTTGGCGGCCACCTTGTCGGGGTTGAGTGGAAAGGCATCGACAGTGGTGCATTTTGGTCAATTTTGCAGGCATCCATTGAATGGCGACAAGATATTGCCAATTCAATCATTAAAAGTACGGTGTTTGGTATAGTGGTTACCTGGATAGCCTTATACCGAGGCTATGAAGTGATGCCCAATCCAGAAGGAATTAGTCGAGCAACCACCTCTACGGTTGTGCAGGCCAGTTTAGCGGTTTTAGCCTTGGACTTTTTGCTGACGGCAATCATGTTCGGAAATTAA